One Methanoculleus sp. 7T genomic window carries:
- a CDS encoding MBL fold metallo-hydrolase, with amino-acid sequence MELTVLASGSKGNCTYLRGQRGALLIDAGLSARETLRRLSNAGGDASIIEAILVTHEHIDHIRGVDVLARRLGVPVYATGGTLEEFCKKCGPTSTEVRRCRYGEPFLVGDFSVEPFAASHDAKEPCGFSVTEGDLRIGCCTDTGTVTDPMFERFASCDAVLLESNHCPEMLENGPYPAFLKSRIRSKHGHLSNPDAARCLQRLADHIHMAMLAHLSEINNTQERALLSAFEGLGFYSDQVAVTVAEQNPGPEHPESCGFRL; translated from the coding sequence CAAGGGAAACTGCACCTATCTGAGGGGGCAGCGGGGTGCACTGCTCATCGACGCCGGGCTCTCCGCCCGCGAGACCCTTCGCCGCCTCTCGAACGCCGGCGGGGATGCATCGATCATCGAAGCGATCCTCGTCACGCACGAGCATATCGACCACATCAGGGGGGTCGACGTGCTGGCAAGGAGGCTCGGCGTGCCCGTCTATGCCACCGGCGGCACGCTTGAGGAGTTTTGCAAGAAATGCGGCCCGACGTCGACGGAGGTCCGGCGGTGCAGATACGGCGAGCCGTTCCTTGTCGGCGACTTCTCGGTCGAGCCCTTCGCCGCCTCCCATGACGCCAAAGAACCCTGCGGGTTCTCCGTCACCGAAGGCGACCTCCGCATCGGGTGCTGCACCGACACCGGCACCGTCACCGACCCAATGTTCGAGCGGTTCGCATCCTGCGACGCCGTCCTCCTGGAGAGCAACCACTGTCCCGAGATGCTCGAAAACGGCCCCTACCCTGCATTCTTAAAGAGCCGGATACGGTCGAAGCACGGGCATCTCTCGAACCCGGACGCCGCCCGGTGCCTGCAGAGGCTCGCCGACCACATCCACATGGCGATGCTCGCTCACCTAAGCGAGATCAACAACACACAAGAGAGAGCGCTCCTCTCCGCGTTTGAGGGGCTCGGGTTCTACTCCGACCAGGTCGCGGTCACCGTGGCGGAGCAGAACCCCGGGCCGGAGCACCCGGAGTCCTGCGGGTTCCGGCTCTGA
- a CDS encoding PAS domain S-box protein: MTGNDNTREIEGVAYLSILHEAPDGFVLVDGEERCRYINRAFTRITGYLVEDVPTAAVWFERAHPNPVYRRKVQEMWQELLRCDRGAVVAGVVCRDGKVRDIEVRRTAVEGGCSLLTVRDVTEEVLLEEQLRQATSELTAVIEAFPDLFLRLNADGTIIDSRAGRLAEVPLVPRTLLGRRVQDLLPPDAARMVGDALKQVVRTDAPAAPLEFAHIEDGEVRHYEARIVPLHETHVMAVIRDITERKEAEQELHRHREHLEDLVAERTAELERANQQLQRLLYYIEMTERRAAEEWLDLSVEQGTLEAVEPEEGRITTDAAGTVIIANRAVEHMTGYAGGDLTGRSVWTLLSTAGTGNDAREVLSSEVLERGGTVKHIEGMVLMRNDGSQQPVCISGDPIVDAAGAVIGMVCTFRKI, translated from the coding sequence ATGACGGGAAACGACAATACTCGAGAGATCGAAGGGGTGGCCTACCTCTCGATCCTGCATGAAGCGCCGGACGGGTTCGTTCTGGTGGACGGCGAGGAGCGCTGCCGATACATAAACCGGGCGTTCACCAGAATCACCGGATATCTCGTGGAGGACGTCCCGACCGCCGCCGTTTGGTTCGAGCGGGCCCACCCAAACCCGGTATACCGCCGGAAAGTGCAGGAGATGTGGCAGGAACTGCTCCGATGCGACCGGGGCGCCGTAGTCGCCGGCGTCGTCTGCCGGGACGGGAAGGTGCGCGATATCGAGGTCCGGCGGACGGCGGTTGAAGGGGGCTGCAGCCTGCTTACCGTCCGGGACGTCACCGAGGAGGTCCTACTCGAGGAACAACTCAGGCAGGCCACATCGGAGCTGACTGCGGTGATCGAGGCTTTTCCCGACCTCTTCCTCCGGTTGAACGCCGACGGCACGATCATCGACTCCAGGGCCGGGAGGCTCGCGGAGGTGCCGCTCGTGCCCCGGACGCTGCTCGGGCGGCGGGTGCAGGACCTGCTCCCTCCTGATGCCGCACGGATGGTTGGGGACGCACTCAAGCAGGTCGTCCGGACCGACGCCCCGGCCGCGCCGCTGGAGTTTGCCCACATTGAGGACGGGGAGGTGCGGCACTACGAAGCCCGCATCGTGCCGCTGCACGAGACGCACGTGATGGCCGTCATCAGGGACATCACGGAGCGGAAGGAAGCCGAGCAGGAACTGCACCGCCACCGCGAGCACTTGGAAGACCTCGTTGCCGAGCGGACCGCCGAACTTGAGCGTGCAAACCAGCAGCTCCAGCGCCTCCTCTACTACATCGAGATGACCGAGCGGAGAGCTGCGGAGGAGTGGCTGGACCTCTCGGTCGAGCAGGGCACCTTGGAAGCAGTCGAGCCCGAAGAAGGGAGGATCACCACCGATGCCGCCGGGACGGTCATCATCGCCAACCGGGCGGTCGAGCACATGACCGGCTACGCCGGAGGGGACCTGACCGGGAGATCGGTATGGACCCTGCTCTCGACCGCCGGGACGGGCAACGATGCCCGTGAGGTCCTCTCCTCGGAGGTGCTGGAGCGGGGCGGGACCGTGAAACACATCGAAGGGATGGTCCTTATGAGAAACGACGGCTCACAGCAGCCGGTCTGCATCTCGGGAGACCCGATCGTCGACGCCGCAGGCGCCGTGATCGGGATGGTCTGCACGTTTCGGAAGATATAA